Proteins found in one Serinicoccus marinus DSM 15273 genomic segment:
- a CDS encoding 2-keto-4-pentenoate hydratase — protein MLTPEQIATIAEELAEADRTHSVVPRITARYPEATIEDSYAIQGVWRDQNLAAGRRLVGRKIGLTSKAMQQATGITEPDYGVMFDDTVHASGAEIPVDHFSNVRIEVELAFVLARPLSGPDCTLEQALDAIDYAVPALEVLNSHIELEGRTIVDTISDNAAYGAMVLGDERRRPDEIDLRWVPGVLSRNGEVEETGVAAGVLGHPATGVAWLANKFHQHGARLEAGEIILAGSFTRPMWVSRGDDVHCDYREMGTVTCRFV, from the coding sequence ATGCTGACACCCGAGCAGATCGCCACGATCGCCGAGGAGCTGGCCGAGGCGGACCGCACGCACTCGGTCGTCCCGCGCATCACGGCGCGCTACCCCGAGGCGACCATCGAGGACTCCTACGCCATCCAGGGCGTGTGGCGTGACCAGAACCTCGCCGCCGGTCGCCGGCTGGTGGGCCGCAAGATCGGGTTGACCTCCAAGGCGATGCAGCAGGCCACAGGGATCACCGAGCCGGACTACGGCGTGATGTTCGACGACACCGTCCACGCCTCGGGCGCCGAGATCCCGGTCGACCACTTCTCCAATGTCCGCATCGAGGTCGAGCTCGCCTTCGTGCTGGCTCGGCCGCTGTCCGGGCCGGACTGCACCCTCGAGCAGGCCCTGGACGCCATCGACTACGCCGTCCCGGCGCTGGAGGTCCTCAACTCGCACATCGAGCTCGAGGGCCGCACCATCGTCGACACCATCAGCGACAACGCCGCCTACGGCGCGATGGTGCTCGGTGACGAGCGCCGGCGCCCGGACGAGATCGACCTGCGCTGGGTCCCCGGGGTGTTGTCCCGCAACGGGGAGGTCGAGGAGACCGGCGTGGCCGCGGGTGTCCTCGGGCACCCCGCGACCGGGGTGGCCTGGCTGGCCAACAAGTTCCACCAGCACGGCGCCCGGCTGGAAGCCGGCGAGATCATCCTGGCCGGGTCGTTCACCCGGCCGATGTGGGTGTCCCGCGGGGACGACGTGCACTGCGACTACCGCGAGATGGGGACCGTCACGTGCCGCTTCGTCTGA
- a CDS encoding ribokinase: MSGRLLVVGSVNVDLFTHVERHPAPGETLLGTGGERSPGGKGANQAVAAALQGAPVSLVGAVGADADADVALTCLRLAGVDLAQVVALPTARTGLAVITVGADGENTIVVIPGANAEVGPEQVQAAVDDLTAADLLLLQGELRRDTTEAALRAAAARRIRTVFNVAPWSGVDGDVLTLADPLVVNEHEAALAARELRLGSEVTAGQPVDLARALLTAGMRSVVITLGGAGAVVAHPDAVTSHPSPRVSVADTTGAGDAFTGALAARLLRGDDLATATDHAVRVGAYAVQHAGPNRPTRALTPPSPDGTSP, encoded by the coding sequence ATGAGCGGCCGGCTGCTGGTCGTCGGCTCCGTCAACGTCGACCTCTTCACCCACGTCGAGCGCCACCCCGCACCGGGCGAGACGCTGCTCGGGACCGGTGGAGAGCGCTCACCGGGCGGCAAGGGGGCCAACCAGGCAGTGGCCGCCGCGCTGCAGGGCGCCCCCGTCAGTCTGGTCGGCGCGGTCGGTGCGGACGCCGACGCCGACGTCGCGCTGACCTGCCTCCGCTTGGCCGGCGTCGACCTGGCGCAGGTCGTGGCCCTGCCGACGGCACGGACGGGGCTGGCCGTCATCACCGTCGGCGCCGACGGGGAGAACACCATCGTGGTCATCCCCGGTGCCAATGCCGAGGTGGGTCCGGAGCAGGTCCAGGCAGCGGTCGACGATCTCACCGCCGCCGACCTGCTGCTCCTCCAGGGCGAGCTGCGGCGGGACACCACCGAGGCAGCCCTGCGGGCCGCGGCCGCGAGGCGCATCCGGACCGTCTTCAACGTCGCTCCCTGGTCCGGCGTGGACGGTGACGTGCTCACCCTGGCCGACCCGCTCGTGGTCAACGAGCACGAGGCCGCCCTTGCCGCCCGGGAGCTCAGGCTGGGGTCCGAGGTGACCGCCGGCCAGCCCGTTGACTTGGCGCGCGCCCTGCTCACCGCCGGGATGCGCTCGGTGGTCATCACCCTCGGCGGCGCGGGTGCCGTGGTCGCCCACCCGGACGCGGTGACGTCGCACCCCAGCCCCCGGGTGTCGGTCGCCGACACCACCGGGGCGGGCGACGCCTTCACGGGTGCGCTGGCCGCACGGCTGCTGCGGGGCGATGACCTCGCGACTGCCACGGACCACGCGGTACGGGTGGGCGCCTACGCCGTGCAGCACGCCGGGCCCAACCGTCCTACCCGGGCCCTGACGCCACCCTCTCCTGACGGGACCAGCCCCTGA
- a CDS encoding fucose isomerase: MSTYLMPTPTTVPAAPERTAYLVASGDLRESANLAGWQTQVQLEQYVAHALAEQGWTVQRAHPVDPGAGHGFISSQRMGLDVFASIPPTAPLIVAEAIWQYSHHVLAGLRTHQGPILTVANFAGEWPGLVGLLGLNAGLTKMGKAYSTIWTVDGTDAWFRDGVATWLRTGTLEHDASHVRDLPALPSSDERDLGVALAEQLLREKAIIGVFDEGCMGMYNGIIDDEVLNQIGIYKERLSQSALWAEMQRVPEQEAEAVGRWLTEAGMTFRTGTDPDTELTEEQLTWQYKMYVAALRISDDFGLDAVGIQYQQGLKDLSPASDLAEGILNNVARPPVTSRDGSRVLYEGTPLPHFNEVDEGAAVDALVTNRVWTAMGLDPATTLHDVRWGEEYDGRFVWVYEISGSVPPSHFADGYAGAEGWRQGNVFFPAGGATINGVSKPPPGQLVWSRVYLVAGELHVDLGRASVVELPEEETRRRKEATNPEWPIAHVVHHGVGRDQFMARHKANHVQIAYADDSESADRALVAKAAFFDRLGLSVHLCGDDVQV, from the coding sequence ATGAGCACCTACCTCATGCCGACCCCCACGACCGTGCCCGCCGCACCGGAGCGCACGGCATACCTCGTGGCCAGCGGCGACCTGAGGGAGTCGGCCAACCTCGCGGGCTGGCAGACCCAGGTGCAGCTGGAGCAGTACGTCGCGCACGCACTCGCCGAGCAGGGGTGGACGGTGCAGCGCGCGCACCCGGTCGACCCCGGCGCCGGCCACGGCTTCATCTCCAGCCAGCGCATGGGCCTGGACGTGTTCGCCTCCATCCCTCCCACCGCGCCCTTGATCGTGGCGGAGGCCATCTGGCAGTACAGCCACCACGTGCTGGCCGGGCTGCGCACCCACCAGGGGCCCATCCTCACGGTCGCCAACTTCGCCGGGGAGTGGCCCGGGCTTGTCGGTCTGCTCGGGCTGAACGCCGGGCTCACGAAGATGGGCAAGGCCTATTCGACGATCTGGACGGTCGACGGCACCGACGCCTGGTTCCGGGACGGCGTGGCGACCTGGCTGCGGACCGGCACCCTGGAGCACGACGCCAGCCACGTCCGCGACCTGCCCGCACTGCCGTCCTCGGACGAGCGCGACCTGGGGGTCGCGCTGGCCGAGCAGCTCCTGCGGGAGAAGGCCATCATCGGCGTCTTCGACGAGGGCTGCATGGGGATGTACAACGGCATCATCGACGACGAGGTGCTCAACCAGATCGGCATCTACAAGGAGCGGCTCAGCCAGAGCGCCCTGTGGGCGGAGATGCAGCGGGTCCCCGAGCAGGAGGCCGAGGCCGTGGGGCGCTGGTTGACCGAGGCGGGGATGACGTTCCGCACCGGCACCGACCCGGACACCGAGCTCACCGAGGAGCAGCTGACCTGGCAGTACAAGATGTACGTCGCGGCGCTGCGGATCAGTGACGACTTCGGGCTGGACGCCGTCGGCATCCAGTACCAGCAGGGGCTCAAGGACCTCTCCCCCGCCTCCGACCTCGCCGAGGGCATCCTCAACAACGTGGCCCGGCCCCCGGTCACCAGCCGGGACGGGTCGCGGGTGCTCTACGAGGGCACCCCGCTGCCACACTTCAACGAGGTCGACGAGGGCGCCGCGGTGGACGCGCTGGTCACCAACCGGGTCTGGACCGCGATGGGGCTGGACCCGGCGACCACCCTGCACGACGTGCGCTGGGGAGAGGAGTACGACGGCCGGTTCGTCTGGGTCTACGAGATATCCGGGTCGGTGCCGCCCTCGCACTTCGCGGACGGGTATGCCGGTGCCGAGGGCTGGCGGCAGGGCAACGTCTTCTTCCCTGCGGGCGGTGCGACCATCAACGGGGTGAGCAAGCCCCCCCCCGGCCAGCTGGTCTGGTCGCGGGTCTACCTGGTCGCCGGCGAGCTGCACGTCGACCTCGGACGGGCCTCGGTCGTCGAGCTGCCTGAGGAGGAGACGCGGCGACGCAAGGAGGCGACGAACCCGGAGTGGCCGATCGCGCACGTCGTCCACCACGGCGTGGGCCGGGACCAGTTCATGGCGCGGCACAAGGCGAACCACGTCCAGATCGCGTATGCCGACGACTCCGAGAGCGCCGACCGCGCGCTGGTCGCCAAGGCCGCGTTCTTCGACCGCCTCGGTCTGTCCGTGCACCTGTGCGGTGACGACGTCCAGGTCTGA
- a CDS encoding LacI family DNA-binding transcriptional regulator, translating to MAEAVRRAAAELDYSIDRTARSLRRRYSDVVALVVPDVENPFFTAVARGVEDVAREAGLSLVLCNSDDDPEQEARYVEVASEEQMAGLILAPAGPDPRLDPLLRKGRTVVVIDRLVDAPLDHVVLDNQALGRIATEHLLALGHRRIACITGPQETSTARERAEGWAQALTAAGATPDPQLLLHATYRVEGGQSAMHELLDLPEPPEAVVATNNMVGVGLLRALSTTTHHAAPQVSVIGDLPFITSDVAGAVTMPLHPREMGTRAAQMFVERLQGETGPPRRVVLDPTTPEPLTRLLTGPETR from the coding sequence GTGGCCGAGGCGGTCCGGCGCGCCGCCGCCGAGCTCGACTACTCCATCGACCGGACGGCTCGATCACTGCGGCGTCGCTACAGCGACGTCGTCGCCCTCGTCGTCCCCGACGTGGAGAACCCCTTCTTCACCGCCGTGGCCCGGGGTGTCGAGGACGTCGCCCGGGAGGCGGGGCTGTCGCTGGTGCTGTGCAATAGCGACGACGACCCCGAGCAGGAGGCGCGGTACGTCGAGGTCGCCTCCGAGGAGCAGATGGCCGGGCTGATCCTGGCTCCGGCCGGACCCGATCCACGGCTGGACCCCCTGCTGCGCAAGGGCCGCACCGTCGTGGTCATCGACCGGCTGGTCGACGCGCCGCTGGACCACGTCGTCCTCGACAACCAGGCCCTGGGCCGGATCGCGACCGAGCACCTGCTCGCGCTCGGCCACCGGCGCATCGCCTGCATCACCGGGCCGCAGGAGACCAGCACCGCCCGCGAGCGCGCCGAGGGGTGGGCGCAGGCACTGACCGCGGCCGGCGCCACACCCGACCCCCAGCTGCTGCTCCACGCCACCTACCGGGTCGAGGGCGGGCAGAGCGCCATGCACGAGCTGCTCGATCTGCCGGAGCCGCCCGAGGCCGTGGTGGCCACGAACAACATGGTCGGCGTCGGCCTGCTGCGGGCACTGTCCACGACGACCCACCACGCCGCCCCTCAGGTCTCGGTCATCGGCGACCTGCCGTTCATCACCTCCGACGTCGCCGGTGCCGTGACGATGCCGCTGCACCCACGGGAGATGGGCACGCGGGCGGCGCAGATGTTCGTCGAGCGGCTGCAGGGCGAGACCGGCCCGCCCCGCCGGGTCGTCCTGGACCCCACGACGCCCGAGCCGCTGACCAGGCTGCTGACCGGTCCGGAGACACGATGA
- a CDS encoding tripartite tricarboxylate transporter TctB family protein — protein MGSEHVAVDTVGGWSDGADDEGVVADAPPPPSRAMEITVAVAGALVMGTALVLAQQIELRREAGPGQIDARFWPTLLAGAGLAAALGRLVVVLLRPADPRDDLEVVRPGGPLRLALTLVLTVAFVAVWELRDVVLLGYELRVFPYACALLLAALAWLYGARSWRSLVLFPVLAAALTYALFGVLLRIPL, from the coding sequence GTGGGCAGCGAGCACGTCGCCGTCGACACCGTCGGAGGATGGAGCGACGGTGCCGACGACGAGGGCGTGGTGGCCGACGCGCCGCCCCCGCCCTCCCGGGCCATGGAGATCACCGTGGCGGTCGCCGGGGCGCTCGTCATGGGCACGGCCCTCGTGCTCGCCCAGCAGATCGAGCTGCGGCGAGAGGCGGGGCCAGGGCAGATCGACGCGCGGTTCTGGCCCACCCTCCTCGCGGGCGCCGGCCTCGCGGCGGCCCTCGGCCGTCTCGTGGTCGTCCTGCTCCGCCCCGCCGACCCGCGGGACGACCTCGAGGTCGTCCGACCCGGCGGGCCGCTGCGCCTGGCCCTCACCCTCGTGCTGACGGTCGCCTTCGTCGCGGTCTGGGAGCTGCGTGACGTGGTGCTGCTCGGCTACGAGCTGCGCGTCTTCCCGTATGCCTGCGCCCTGTTGCTGGCTGCCCTGGCCTGGCTCTACGGCGCCCGGTCCTGGCGGTCGCTGGTGCTCTTCCCGGTGCTCGCCGCGGCCCTCACCTACGCCCTCTTCGGTGTCCTGCTGAGGATCCCGCTGTGA
- a CDS encoding tripartite tricarboxylate transporter permease — MSAVAEGLTALLSLEVATSMLIGLFLGLLVGAFPGVTATMAVALAAGFTLTMDPVPGLAVLLTIYVAAHFGDRIPAILINTPGTPASIATTFDGYPMAKKGEAGLALTMSALVSALAILVSMVLFVVAAIPVATVARNYFRSPELFALVVFGLTVMIGVSSRSMLKGVLAGAFGLLLGTVGLYSATGDSRFTFGNINLAQDGFSFIAVIIGLFGVAELFDQMLTSHEQKVRPISALGRWWPNRAELRRSAKPFGISAGIGTAVGLVPAAGGDIAGLIGWDRARRASATGDTYGKGNLEGVVASDTASSATLGGSLTTTMALGIPGDSVMAVMIGSMLIWGLQPGPRLFTDQPDLLVSIAGIMVLATLVALAASLARLRGMVKLLDTPNHLLWPTILIFCVVGTFATSNNIFTVGTMLLFGLSASSSSASGSRPARGARPHPRPDRRGEPRAHARALGQPLLLRGVEPHRPGAAAHGGAIPPLAGPTPGAGPTPRAAVLGRRERPDPRHRPHRRHPLPRLDVPEGLR, encoded by the coding sequence GTGAGCGCCGTCGCCGAGGGGCTCACCGCGCTGCTCAGCCTCGAGGTCGCCACGTCGATGCTCATCGGGCTCTTCCTGGGTCTGCTCGTCGGAGCCTTCCCCGGGGTGACCGCCACCATGGCGGTCGCCCTGGCGGCAGGCTTCACGCTCACCATGGACCCGGTGCCGGGCCTGGCCGTGCTGCTCACCATCTACGTCGCCGCACACTTCGGCGACCGCATACCGGCGATCCTCATCAACACGCCAGGGACACCCGCCTCGATCGCCACCACCTTCGACGGCTACCCGATGGCCAAGAAGGGTGAGGCAGGGTTGGCGCTCACGATGTCAGCGTTGGTCTCCGCGCTGGCGATCCTCGTCAGCATGGTGCTCTTCGTCGTCGCCGCCATCCCCGTGGCGACAGTGGCCCGCAACTACTTCCGCTCCCCCGAGCTCTTCGCCCTGGTGGTCTTCGGACTGACGGTGATGATCGGGGTGTCCAGCCGGTCCATGCTCAAGGGCGTCCTCGCCGGCGCCTTCGGCCTGCTGCTGGGCACCGTGGGTCTCTACAGCGCCACCGGTGACAGCCGCTTCACCTTCGGCAACATCAACCTCGCCCAGGACGGCTTCAGCTTCATCGCGGTCATCATCGGCCTCTTCGGTGTCGCCGAGCTGTTCGACCAGATGCTCACCTCGCACGAGCAGAAGGTCAGGCCCATCTCGGCGCTCGGCCGCTGGTGGCCGAACCGGGCCGAGCTCCGACGTTCGGCCAAGCCCTTCGGCATCAGCGCCGGTATCGGCACCGCCGTGGGTCTGGTGCCGGCCGCGGGCGGGGACATCGCCGGCCTCATCGGCTGGGACCGTGCCCGACGCGCGTCCGCGACCGGCGACACCTACGGCAAGGGCAACCTGGAGGGCGTCGTCGCCTCCGACACCGCCTCCAGCGCCACCCTCGGCGGATCGCTCACCACCACCATGGCGCTCGGCATCCCGGGCGACTCGGTCATGGCGGTCATGATCGGCTCGATGCTCATCTGGGGCCTGCAACCCGGTCCACGGCTGTTCACCGACCAGCCGGACCTGCTGGTGAGCATCGCCGGCATCATGGTGCTGGCCACCCTCGTCGCGCTGGCCGCGAGCCTGGCCCGGCTGCGCGGCATGGTCAAGCTGCTCGACACCCCGAACCACTTGCTGTGGCCGACCATCCTCATCTTCTGCGTGGTCGGCACCTTCGCGACCAGCAACAACATCTTCACTGTCGGCACCATGCTGCTGTTCGGGCTCTCGGCCTCGTCTTCAAGCGCGTCGGGATCCCGGCCGGCCCGTGGTGCTCGGCCTCATCCTAGGCCCGATCGCCGAGGAGAACCTCGCGCGCACGCTCGTGCTCTCGGGCAACCGCTCCTTCTTCGAGGTGTGGAGCCCCATCGCCCTGGCGCTGCTGCTCATGGCGGTGCTATCCCTCCTCTGGCCGGTCCTACGCCCGGTGCTGGCCCGACGCCGCGGGCGGCCGTCCTCGGCCGCCGCGAACGACCCGACCCCCGGCACCGCCCACACCGACGACACCCACTCCCCCGACTCGACGTCCCGGAAGGACTGAGATGA
- a CDS encoding aldolase/citrate lyase family protein codes for MPLRLTPTFRDVLASQDRPMVGMWVSSGSPLVAEIAAGSGLDWLLIDMEHAPNGLESVLAQLQAVAAYPVVPVVRVPSADPVLLKQVLDLGAQTILVPMVDSAQEAADAVAAVRYPPRGRRGVGSALGRSARWNRVEGYLQQAEEHVSLLVQIESEAAVEAAAEIGAVDGVDGVFVGPSDLAASMGVLGQQTHPDVRAAVLRTFDAVRAAGTPVGVNAFDPAVADAYLEQGASFVLVGADVALLARGSEALAARFISSGGEDTDRS; via the coding sequence GTGCCGCTTCGTCTGACGCCGACCTTCCGCGACGTGCTCGCCTCCCAGGACCGGCCGATGGTCGGCATGTGGGTCAGCTCGGGCTCACCGCTGGTCGCCGAGATCGCCGCCGGCTCCGGTCTGGACTGGCTGCTCATCGACATGGAGCACGCCCCCAACGGCCTGGAATCGGTGCTCGCGCAGCTGCAGGCGGTGGCGGCATACCCCGTCGTGCCGGTCGTCCGCGTCCCCTCCGCCGACCCGGTCCTCCTCAAGCAGGTGCTCGACCTCGGCGCGCAGACCATCCTCGTGCCCATGGTCGACAGCGCGCAGGAGGCCGCCGACGCCGTCGCGGCGGTCCGCTACCCGCCCCGCGGCAGGCGGGGCGTGGGCTCGGCCCTCGGCCGCTCGGCGCGGTGGAACCGCGTCGAGGGCTACCTCCAGCAGGCCGAGGAGCACGTCTCGCTGCTCGTGCAGATCGAGTCCGAGGCCGCCGTCGAGGCGGCGGCCGAGATCGGGGCGGTCGACGGCGTCGACGGGGTCTTCGTCGGGCCCAGCGACCTGGCGGCGTCCATGGGCGTGCTGGGACAGCAGACGCACCCGGACGTGCGGGCCGCCGTGCTCCGGACCTTCGACGCGGTGCGGGCGGCGGGGACCCCCGTGGGCGTCAACGCCTTCGACCCCGCCGTGGCGGACGCCTACCTCGAGCAGGGTGCCTCCTTCGTCCTGGTCGGTGCCGACGTGGCGCTGCTCGCCCGCGGGTCGGAGGCGCTGGCGGCGCGCTTCATCAGCTCCGGCGGGGAGGACACCGACCGGTCCTGA
- a CDS encoding dihydrodipicolinate synthase family protein, protein MTSPTIFTATPTAFHPDGSLDLEGSRAILEHISRSGNEGAFVLGTTGEFAALTVAERGQVVEAAMNILGHHMRVVVHVGAASVYEVLQLVEQARAAGAREIALITPYYLPATDAAMLDFFTTADAACDGLDLFVYAYARRTGNSVSTELMARLAELPHVVGAKVSEEPLEQLQAYRSVVPDGFQLYTGADRDILAVGAVGAQGVVSGVSSVLPRPFRTAAAAADQDDDARAAAQADVDEACDVIAGDIARMKRHTGCSGSPHTTRMAIEAPDAATRQLIVDTVRRLS, encoded by the coding sequence ATGACCAGCCCCACGATCTTCACCGCCACCCCGACCGCCTTCCACCCGGACGGGTCCCTGGACCTCGAGGGGTCGCGCGCCATCCTCGAGCACATCAGCCGGTCGGGCAACGAGGGCGCCTTCGTGCTCGGCACCACCGGAGAGTTCGCGGCCCTCACCGTGGCCGAACGCGGCCAGGTCGTCGAGGCGGCCATGAACATCCTCGGGCACCACATGCGGGTGGTCGTGCACGTGGGCGCCGCCAGCGTGTACGAGGTCCTGCAGCTGGTGGAACAGGCCCGGGCCGCCGGGGCCCGCGAGATCGCCCTCATCACCCCCTACTACCTGCCGGCCACCGATGCCGCGATGCTCGACTTCTTCACCACCGCGGACGCCGCCTGCGACGGTCTCGACCTCTTCGTCTACGCCTATGCCCGCCGCACCGGCAACAGCGTGTCCACCGAGCTGATGGCCCGCCTGGCCGAGCTGCCGCACGTGGTCGGAGCCAAGGTCAGCGAGGAGCCGCTGGAGCAGCTGCAGGCCTACCGGTCCGTCGTGCCCGACGGCTTCCAGCTCTACACCGGCGCGGACCGGGACATCCTCGCGGTCGGGGCGGTCGGTGCCCAGGGCGTCGTCTCCGGTGTCTCCTCGGTGCTGCCCCGGCCGTTCCGGACGGCGGCCGCCGCGGCGGACCAGGACGACGACGCCCGCGCCGCCGCCCAGGCCGACGTCGACGAGGCGTGCGACGTCATCGCCGGCGACATCGCCCGGATGAAGAGGCATACCGGGTGCTCGGGGTCACCGCACACCACCCGTATGGCGATCGAGGCACCGGACGCCGCGACCCGCCAGCTCATCGTGGACACCGTCCGACGGCTCAGCTGA